ATGGTGGCTGAACGTAAAGCTCCTGTAGAAAATGTCGCAGAAATAAAACCACTTCGTGCACCACTCGAACAGAAACCTTCCGAAGAAACCACACGACAGGCGGCAGGTACTGCACCAGAAAGTGAAGTGACAGCACTGCCAGAGGCTAAAGCTTCTGAGGAGGGTGCTTCTCTGCCAGAAAGCGCCGCAGGAGCAGATGGACTTCGAGCACAAGCTGAAGCAAAACACGGAGACAAAGTCCAAACAGAGACAACAGGCACTGTACTTGAAGGTGAAGCTGCAGTGGCGGCTGAGTTTAAAGCTCCCGATGAAGGTACAGCTTCTGCGGAAGGTACTCGTTCTTTAGAAGGTACCGCACGTGGCGAAGAGAGAGCGCGAAGTGATGAGGCTCATAGGCCACTCGAAGTTAcggatgaatttttctttcctCCAATGGCAACTGGTGGACTGCTAGAGTTCGCAACTGAGGCTGCTGACACCGTCTCGGCACTTAAAGACACTTTTTCAAGTCAAGAGATGATCACAAAAGAACAAATCGGGTCTGTACTTGAAGTAAAGCCAGAGGAAGAGTTAAGCGGCATGCCTGAGGTATACTCCCTGTGTCCTAGAGTTGCCGGAGGTTTGTTAGAGGCTGAAGCGGAGCGGTCTGGTAAGGAAGGTGTGGAAACACAGAAACCTCAAACAGAACCCGAAGCGAAAGCTTCCGAAGAAATCCAAGCACAGCCTGCAGGCGCTCTACCGGAAGGTGAGGCTGTAGCACAGAGTCAGGCTGAAGCTCATGAAGGTGCAGCTCCCTCGGAAGGTGTCAGCGAAGCCCAAGCACCCCAGGCAAAAGCTGAAACCAAGCCTTTTGAAGAAATCCCAGCACAGGCTGCAGGCACCACATCAGAAGGTGAATGTACACTACTACCGGAAGCTAAAGTTCTTGAGAAAAGGGCATCTGTACTAGAAAGCACCGCAGTAGCTGAGGCACCTCAAGCACTAACTGAAACAAGACCGCCAGAAGAAATCCAAGCAGAGAGAACAGAAGCTGTACTTGAAGGTGAAGTCGAAGAGGTGGCTGTGTTGAAAGTTCCTGAAGAAGGAACTGCTTCTGTGCAAGGTACCGGTGTGCTAGACAGTACCGCATTTGGCGAAGTAAGACCACGAACTGAGGAGGCCGTTATACCAGTCATTGTTAGTGATGAAATTTTTCTTCGTCCAGTGGTAACTGGCGGGTTGCTGGAGTCTGAAACTGGAATTGCTGACACCGCCTCTGCTCTTACTGACGCTCTTTCAGGCCAAAAGGTGAATATTGAAGAAGAAATTGTAATTGCACAAGAGGTCCAAACCGAAGAACTGCTAGGCTGCGCGCATGAGATATTCTCTCTGAATCCTAGAGTTACCGGAGGTTTGTTGGAGGATGAAGCGCAGTTTGCAGGTGGTGTGGAAAATATCGCGGAAAAACAGGAACCTCAAGCACAAGCTGAAGTGAAAGCTTCCCAAGAAGAAACACAGCCTTCGGGCGCTGCACCCCAAGGTGAAACTGCAGCACTGCCTGAAGTTAAAGCTCCTGAAGAGAGGGGAGCTACAGCGGAGATTACTGAAGAGGCAGGGTTACCGCGAGAACAAGCCAAAGAAAAACCATACGAAGAAATCTCTGCACAGCCTTTAGCCACTGCCCCGGAAGGTGAAGTTTCACCATTACCTGACGCTAAAGCTCTTGAAGAAGGTCCGAAGGCAGCTGAAGGTGTCGCAGGAGCAGAAGCACTCCAGGCACTAACCGAAGCGAAACCTACCGCAGAAATCCCAGTCCAGACAGCTGGTACTGCACCAGAAGGGGCAGTTGTATCATTGTCTGAGGCTAATGCTGTTGAGGAGGGTGCAATCGTAGCAGGAGGCGTTGTAGAAGCAGAAAAACTTCAAGCACTACCACAAGTTCAATCTTCTGAAGTGCCAGCGGAGGCAGCTTGTGCTGCACCTAAAGGTGAGGCTACAGTAGCATATGAGGCTAATGCTCCTGAAGAAGCTGCATCTGTTCCGGTAGTTGCGCTAGAAGGTGCTGCACATGGCGAAAGCAGAGAACAAGCTGAGATTATTACTCCACTCACTGTTATGAACAAAATGTTTCTGTGCCCGAGTGCAACTGGCGGGCTGCTAGAGACCGAGAGTGGAATTACTGACACCGTTTTCGTATTACAAGGCACTTATCCGGCCCAAGAGGTCAAAGTGCAAGAAGAAACTATAACTGTAGTGGATGTCAAGTCAGAAGTAGTGCCAGAAGACACGCCTGAAAAATTCTGGTTTAGTCCCAAGGTCACCGGAGGTTTGTTAGAAACTGAAGCTGAGTGGTCTGCTTCTTTTTATGAGCAAGCACCATGCTCCTCAGATACCAAGGAGCTGGAGAGGGAGACTTCAGCCGCACGGATGGCCGCTGTAGAGGAAGTGAAGTCACTAGAGCATGTCACCGGATCAAAAAGTACCGAACAATCGGAGACCGCAATGGCAAGTCTCAGTGGCCCAGCTTCTGTATCAGGTATTGATATATCTGCAGTTCTGGCAGAAAAGCTGCTGCCAACATTGCCTGGATTCGACAGCTACAGGCAGCATGAAGTATCGACCACAGAACTAGATAGCAGGAACAAGCAAACGCTGACAGACAGTGGTCACAAGGCACAATCGCCTTTAACCGTGACTTCTGAGACAAAACTGGCACCAGAAAAAAGTAAGGGGGAAACAGAAACCGTTTATAGCTCCTATACAACGCCAGGAACTGTACATTTTATATTTCGGGTTATGGGGCACGAATCGGTAAAACAACCTGCCCCAAGTGCGCCCGTTACGAAAACTATGAAAACCTCACTGGATGCAGCCAGTCACCAAGTCGATCAAGCATCAGTAGGAGAGCAAGGGAAAACAGTGTACGTTGACGCCGGACTCGTCTATGGCTGCCCGCAGTATGACTCGGACCAGATGCATGTAGGCCCAGCATCCGTTCCTGCAAAAGCCGAAGCAGAAAAAATTTGCTCCGAAACAAAGTTGCTTCCGCCACCTCATGAGCCCATGGAAGTTGAGCTTGGTTTTGTGCCTTCTACGGAGACAGAAACGGCCACAGCTGCGCCACATCCGCAGCGTAAGCCGTCGGAACACGACTTTAATCAAGCTGCTCCTTCTTTCGAGAGCCCTTTTCCTGATCAACCCCTGCCGCCGAGAGTCATCCAAGACGATGGCCCACCTGAACGGAAGACAGACGAGCAAAGAGTTGAGGACGGCGCTGGCGGACCGGCAAAAGCCATACAAACAAGTGAGTGACGTAATGTCAATCCTTCTTATGGAACCGACGTTTCTGGTAACAGCAGCCGGAACCTACTGAATCAAAACCTAGCGCTAAGGTCTCTCCATTTTGATAAGAATACCATGGTTCCCTCAGACAGCCAGAAACGACGGCCAAATTTGCAACTTGTTCTTCGAGCAGAAACATATTGACTCCCAAGATGGTTGAGAAATCGAATGCCCGGATCTTTACATTGAACTTTTTTGATGGCATTTCCAGAAACAGAAGACGCTGAAGACCTGCGCACCCAGCTTCACGACCAAGCGAGCAATCCTGAAGATTTAGCGACTGCCCCGTCTGCTCGTGATATAACAGAGAGCACAGTGGGCATGATTACAAGCACTTCTTTCGATTCCGAAAGGTCTGCAATTACATCGGGACGTATGCAAGCAATGGAAGAGAAAAATTTATTTGCCTGTCCGCCTCTTCGTACCGATGGGCGGCTAGTGGAAAGGGACTTGTCACGCGAAACAAGCCTGCTAACTGAGCCGCCTTTCCTCACATATCAAAAGCACAAGGAACAAGTTCTGAAATCAGTTCATAAAGAACCTCATGTCCAAAAAGATTCGTTGCAACCAAAAGCCGAAACAGAACCGTCTGAGCCACTTTCTCAAGACCAGGGACAGAAAACAGATGTTGCGCCTGCAACAGAACGTGAACTGTCTCATGCCGAAGAGGGTTCGCAACAAGGTCCTAATAAAGCCGCAACAGAAATGCCCATTCCCGCCTCTCAGACTGAATTAACCCCGGATACAAAGGAGGCTGCGCCGGCGAACACGGAGGTAGTTGAATATGAAGGACAACTGGTAGAAAAAGAAGGCGGTCCTAAGGCGGAAACGGAGCCACCTGTTTTTGAAGCTCAAGATCTCAAGAAAGAAGCTGATTCCAAAGCAGATCATGAAGAACCTCACGTTGAGAAAGATTTGTCGCAACTAAAAGTTGAATCCGAAATGCCGGCCGCGGCTACGCAACCAGATTTGCTGGCGCCAAGCAGTGCTCCGTCTGCCGACAAGGAAACAGTGCAACACGAGGCAGAAGGGCTACAGCAGCAAATGCAAAGCGGTGCGCAGGTAGGAATTGAGGCGCCTCTTCCTCAAGACCAAGATCACAAAACAGAGGCAGCGCCTGGAACAGAACCTCAACTGCATCATTTAGAAGAAGATTCGTCGAAAACAAAAGTCGAAACAGAAATACCCATGACCGCCTCTCAGACTGAAATAACCCCGGATACAAAGCAGGCTGCGCCGGCGAACACGGAGGTAGTTGAATATGAAGGACAACTGGTAGAAAGAGAAGACGGTCCTAAGGCGGAAACGGAGCCATCTGTTGTTGAAGCTCAAGATCTCAAGACAGAAGCTGATTCTAAAGCAGATCATGAAGAACCTCACGTTGAGAAAGATTTGTCGCAACCAAAAGTCGAATCTGTACTGCCGGAGGCTGCTACGCAACCAGACTTGCTGGCGCCAAGCAGTGCCCCGTCTGCCGACAAGGAAACAGGGCAACACGAGGGAGAAGGGCTACAGCAGCAAATGCAAAGCGGCGCGCAGGTAGAAATTGAGGCGCCTCTTCCTCATGACCAAGATCACAAAACAGAGGCAGCGCCTGCAACAGAACCTCAACTGCATCATTTAGAAGAAGATTCGTCGAAAACAAAAGTCGAAACAGAAATACCCATGACCGCCTCTCAGACTGAAATAACCCCGGATACAAAGCAGGCTGCGCCGGCGAACACGGAGGTAGTTGAATATGAAGGACAACTGGTAGAAAGAGAAGACGGTCCTAAGGCGGAAACGGAGCCATCTGTTGTTGAAGCTCAAGATCTCAAGACAGAAGCTGATTCTAAAGCAGATCATGAAGAACCTCACGTTGAGAAAGATTTGTCGCAACCAAAAGTCGAATCTGTACTGCCGGAGGCTGCTACGCAACCAGACTTGCTGGCGCCAAGCAGTGCTCCGTCTGCCGACAAGGAAACAGTGCAACACGAGGGAGAAGGGCTACAGCAGCAAATGCAAAGCGGCGCGCAGGTAGAAATTGAGGCGCCTCTTCCTCATGACCAAGATCACAAAACAGAGGCAGCGCCTGGAACACAACCTCAACTGCATCATTTAGAAGAAGATTCGTCGAAAACAAAAGTCGAAACAGAAATACCCATGACCGCCTCTCAGACTGAATTAACCCCGGATACAAAGGAGGCTGCGCCGGCGAACACGGAGGTAGTTGAATATGAAGGACAACTGGTAGAAAGAGAAGGCGGTTCTAAGGTGGAAACGGAGCCATCTGTTGTTGAAGCTCAAGATCTCAAGACAGAAGCTGATACAAAAGCAGATCATGAAGAACCTCACGTTGAGAAAGATTTGTCGCTACCAAAAGTCGAATCTGCACTGCCGGAGGCTGCTACGCAACCAGACTTGCTGGCGCCAAGCAGTGCCCCGTCAGCCGACAAGGAAACAGGGCAACACGAGGGAGAAGGGCTACAGCAGCAAATGCAAAGCGGCGCGCAGGTAGAAATTGAAGCGCCTCTTCCTCAAGACCAAGATCACAAAACAGAGACAGCGCCTGCAACAGAACCTCAACTGCATCATTTAGAAGATTCGTCGAAAACAAAAGTCGAAACAGAAATACCCATGACCGCCTCTCGGACTGAATTAACCCCGGGTACAAAGGATGCTGCGCCGGCGGACACGGAGGTAGTTGTATATGAAGGACAACTGGTAGAAAGAGAAGTACCAACCGGTCCTAAGGCGGAAACGGGGCCATGTGTTGTTGAAGCTCAAGATCTCAAGACAGAAACTGATTCCAAAGCAGATCATGAAGAACCTCACGTTGAGAAAGATTTGTCGCAACCAAAAGTCGAATCTGAATTGCCGGAGGCTGCTACGCAACCAGATTTGCTGGTGCCAAGCAGTGCCCCGTCTGCCGACAAGGAAACAGTGCAACACGAGGGAGAAGAGCTACAGCAGCAAATGCAAAGCGGCGCTCAGGTAGAAATTGAGGCGCCTCTTCCTCAAGACCAAGATCACAAAACAGAGGCAGCGCCTGCAACAGAACCTCAACTGCATCATTTAGAAGAAGATTCGTCGAAAACAAAAGTCGAAACAGAAATACCCATGACCGCCTCTCGGACTGAATTAACCCCGGGTACAAAGGAGGCTGCGCCGGCGGACACGGAGGTAGTTGAATATGAAGGACAATTGGTAGAAAGAGAAGGCGGTTCTAAGGCGGAAACGGAGCCATCTGTTGTTGAAGCTCAAGACCTCAAGACAGAAGCTGATACCAAAGCAGATCATGAAGAACCTCACGTTGAGAAAGATTTGTCGCAACCAAAAGTCGAATCTGAATTGCCGGAGGCTGCTGCGCAACCAGAGTTGCTGGTGCCAAGCAGTGCCCCGTCTGCCGACAAGGAAACAGTGCAACACGAGGGAGAAGAGCTACAGCAGCAAATGCAAAGCGGCGCTCAGGTAGAAATTGAGGCGCCTCTTCCTCAAGACCAAGATCACAAAACAGAGGCAGCGCCTGCAACAGAACCTCAACTGCATCATTTAGAAGAAGATTCGTCGAAAACAAAAGTCGAAACAGAAATACCCATGACCGCCTCTCGGACTGAATTAACCCCGGGTACAAAGGAGGCTGCGCCGGCGGACACGGAGGTAGTTGAATATGAAGGACAATTGGTAGAAAGAGAAGGCGGTTCTAAGGCGGAAACGGAGCCATCTGTTGTTGAAGCTCAAGACCTCAAGACAGAAGCTGATACCAAAGCAGATCATGAAGAACCTCACGTTGAGAAAGATTTGTCGCAACCAAAAGTCGAATCTGAACTGCCGGAGGCtgctgcgcaaccagatttgctGGCGCCAAGCAGTGCCCCGTCTCCCGACAAGGAAACAGTGCAACACGTGGGAGATGAGCTACAGCAGCAAATGCAAAGCGGCGCTCAGGTAGAAATTGAGGCGCCTCTTCCTCAAGACCAAGACCACAAAACAGAGGCAGCGCCTGCAACAGAACCTCAACTGCATCATTTAGAAGAAGATTCGTCGAAAACAAAAGTCGAAACAGAAATACCCATGACCGCCTCTCGGACTGAATTAACCCCGGGTACAAAGGAGGCTGCGCCGGCGGACACGGAGGTAGTTGAATATGAAGGACAATTGGTAGAAAGAGAAGGCGGTTCTAAGGCGGAAACGGAGCCATCTGTTGTTGAAGCTCAAGACCTCAAGACAGAAGCTGATACCAAAGCAGATCATGAAGAACCTCACGTTGAGAAAGATTTGTCGCAACCAAAAGTCGAATCTGAACTGCCGGAGGCtgctgcgcaaccagatttgctGGCGCCAAGCAGTGCCCCGTCTCCCGACAAGGAAACAGTACAACACGTGGGAGATGAGCTACAGCAGCAAATGCAAAGCGGCGCTCAGGTAGAAATTGAGGCGCCTCTTCCTCAAGACCAAGACCACAAAACAGAGGCAGCGCCTGCAACAGAACCTCAACTGCATCATTTAGAAGAAGATTCGTCGAAAACAAAAGTCGAAACAGAAATACCCATGACCGCCTCTCGGACTGAATTAACCCCGGGTACAAAGGAGGCTGCGCCGGCGGACACGGAGGTAGTTGAATATGAAGGACAACTGGTAGAAAGAGAAGTACCAAGCGGTCTTAAGGCGGAAACGGAGCCATCTGTTGTTGAAGCTCAAGATCTCAAGACAGAAGCTGATTCTAAAGCAGATCATGAAGAACCTCACGTTGAGAAAGATTTGTCGCAACCAAAAGTCGAATCTGAACTGCCGGAGGCTGCTACGCAACCAGATTTGCTGGCGCCAAGCAGTGCCCCGTCTGCCGATAACGAAACAGTGCAACACGAGGGAGAAGAGCTACAGCAGCAAATGCAAAGCGGCGCGCAGGTAGAAATTGAGGCGCCTCTTCCTCAAGACCAAGATCACAAAACAGAGGCAGCGCCTGGAACAGAACCTCAACTGCATCATTTAGAAGAAGATTCGTCGAAAACAAAAGTCGAAACAGAAATACCCATGACCGCCTCTCAGACTGAATTAACCCTGGATACAAAGGAGGCTGCGCCGGCGAACACGGAGGTAGTTGAATACGAAGGACAACTGGTAGAAAGAGGAGCTCCAAGCGATGCTACGGCGGGAAAGGGGGCGCCTCTTTTTAATGATCAAGAGCTCAAAACAGAAGCTGATGCCAAAGCAGATCATGATGAACATCATGTTGCAAAGGATTCGACGCAACCAGGAGTCGAAATTGAGCAGTTAGTGGCTAGCACGCCAGTAGATGTCTTGCTTGGTGCTAAAAACAGCGCCGCGTCTGCCGACAAAGAAACATTGAAAAACGAAGGACAACTGATAGAAAAAGGATTAAGTGAATCAAAGCTAGATACTGAGGTGCCACTTCCTGAAAATACAGAACGTAGGTCGGAGAACGTGGAAATCGAAGAAATTGAAGCTCACCCGGAGAATACGCCGGCGGAAAGCGATGACTTTCTTCCAGAAGGAATACCAGACCCAGTTGCTGGGCTTGCGGACTTCATTGAAGATGAAGACGCATTGTCAGGGAATGTTCCCAGCACTAGGGCACAAAACGAGGAGCTGAATGTGGAAGTTCCATACAGACCAGGTCGGCCGGAAAAAGACAGGAAAAAGCAGGAAGACTACGAAGCCATTGAAGAAGCACTTGTTCAACTGGAAGTAAAACCCGGAATAGAATCGACACCGATGACTACAGGGGAGAAGGCAGCCGCTGTTGACACCGTAGCACAGCCTGTTTCAGAGACAGCAACTTTCATGCCCGAGCCCTCAGCAAAATTTGATTCTTCAGAAGCGATCCCGGGTTTGAAAACCCCACCTTTAGTCACAGAGGAGCCCGCACATCCCATAACAGACTCGCTTGAACTTGGTAAAAAAGCAAATTTAGAGGGTTCGACAAAAGTGCTACCTATTCATGACACGCCTATGGCACAAATATCAGTGAGTGAGGCTGAAGGAAAGGTCGTACCAGAAAATAAAGATGCTGCGGCGCCTGTAACGGAGTTGGTAGAGTACAAACCAGAAGACTCGGAGAAGGATCAAACTGTGCAGGCGCCTTCAGAATCAAAGTCACCTCTTGAGTCCGGGGCCGAACTTGCTGCTTCCAAAGGAGCAGCTGGCCTCGAATGCAATAAGCAGGAAGACTACGAAGGCATTGAGGAAGCACTTCGTCATCTGGAAGAAAAATCCGGAACAGAAGCGACACCGATAATTACAGAGGAGAAGACAGCTACGGTTGACAACGTAACACAGCCTGTTTCAGAGACAGTAACTTACATACCTGATCGATCAGAAAAAGTTGATTCCTCAGAAGCGGTGTCGGGTCGGAAAACCCCACCTTTAGTCACAGAGGAGTCCGCACATCCCATAACAGGCTCCCTTGAACTTGGTAAAAAAGGAAATTTAGAGGGTTCGACAGAAGTGCTACCTATTCATGAAACGCCGATGTCACAAATATCTGTGAGTTATGCGGAAGGAAAGGTGGTACTAGAAAAAGATGCAGTCGCGCCTGTAATGGAGTTGGTAGAGTACAAGCCAGAAGACTCGGTGAAGGATCGAACTGTGCAGGCGCCTTCAGAATCAAAGCCACCTCTTGAGTCCGAGGGCGAAGTTGCTGCTGCCAAAGCAGCCGCTGGCCTCGAATACAATAAGCAGGAAGACTACGAAGGCATTGAGGAAGCACTTCGTCAACTGGAAGAAAAACCCGGAACAGATGCGACACTGACAACTACAGAGGGGAAGACAGCTGCTGTTGACACCGTATTACAGCCTGTTTCAGAGACGGTAACTTTCATACCCGAGCGCTCAGAAAGAGTTGATTCCTCAGAAGCGCCGTCGGGTTGGAAAACCCCACCTTTAGTCACAGAGGAGCCGGCACTTCCCATAATCAAAGAAACAGACTCCATTGAACTTGGTAAACAAGAGGATATTGAGGGTTCGACAGAAGTTCTGCCTATTCATGAAACGCCTATGGCGCAAATGTCAGTGAGTGAGCCTGAAGGGAAGGTCGCACCAGAAACTAAAGATGCTGCCACGCCTGTAATGAAATTGGTAGAGTGCAAGCCAGAAGACTCGGAGAAGGATCAAACTGTACAGGCGCCTTCAGTATCAAAGGCTCCTCTTGAGTCCGGGCCCGAAGTTGCTGCTCGAAAAGGAGCAGCTGGCCTCGAATGCAATAAGCAGGAAGACTACGAAGGCATTGAGGAAGCACTTCGTCAACTGGAAGAAAAAACCGGAAGAGAAGCGACACCGACGACTACAGAAGAGAAGACAGCTGCTGATGACGCCGTAGCACAGCCTGTTTCAGAGACGGTAACTTTCATAcccgagcgctcagaaagaattGATTCCTCAGAAGCGCTGTCGGGTTGGAAAACCCCACCTTTAGTCACAGAGGAGCCGGCACTTCCCATAATCGAAGAAACAGACTCCATTGAACTTTGTAAACATGAGACTATTGAGGGTTCGACAGAAGTGCTACCTATTCATGAAACGCCTATGGCGCAAATATCAGTGAGTGAGGCAGAAGGGAAGGTCGTACCAGAAAATAAAGATGCTACCGCGCCTGTAACGGAGTTGGTAGAGTACAAGCAAGAAGACTCGGAGAAGGATCAAACTGTACAGGCGCCTTCAGATTCAAAGCCACCTCTTGAGTCCGGGGCCGAATTTGCTGCTGCCCAAGGAGCCGCTAACCTCGAATGCAATAAGCAGGAAGACTACGAAGGCATTGAGGAAGCACTTCGTCAACTGGAAGAAAAACCCGGTACAGAAG
The Amblyomma americanum isolate KBUSLIRL-KWMA chromosome 3, ASM5285725v1, whole genome shotgun sequence genome window above contains:
- the LOC144124117 gene encoding uncharacterized protein LOC144124117; this encodes MLENAAHAEDKPLTEKALKPLEVMDETFALPVVTGGLLEFETGFTDTVSALKDTVSGQEIIKEQQIVSVQEVKPEELGGASEILHLCPRVTGGLLEAGAEWPGMEGVAETQKPQAETEVEAFQEIQIQPAGAVPEGEAPAHREAKAPEATASSEPPQPEAEVRPSEEIPSQAAVTAPEGEVTSLPEAQPPEQASSVPAGTAEVEVPQALTEGKSAEEIQAEPSCAAREGEAAMVAERKAPVENVAEIKPLRAPLEQKPSEETTRQAAGTAPESEVTALPEAKASEEGASLPESAAGADGLRAQAEAKHGDKVQTETTGTVLEGEAAVAAEFKAPDEGTASAEGTRSLEGTARGEERARSDEAHRPLEVTDEFFFPPMATGGLLEFATEAADTVSALKDTFSSQEMITKEQIGSVLEVKPEEELSGMPEVYSLCPRVAGGLLEAEAERSGKEGVETQKPQTEPEAKASEEIQAQPAGALPEGEAVAQSQAEAHEGAAPSEGVSEAQAPQAKAETKPFEEIPAQAAGTTSEGECTLLPEAKVLEKRASVLESTAVAEAPQALTETRPPEEIQAERTEAVLEGEVEEVAVLKVPEEGTASVQGTGVLDSTAFGEVRPRTEEAVIPVIVSDEIFLRPVVTGGLLESETGIADTASALTDALSGQKVNIEEEIVIAQEVQTEELLGCAHEIFSLNPRVTGGLLEDEAQFAGGVENIAEKQEPQAQAEVKASQEETQPSGAAPQGETAALPEVKAPEERGATAEITEEAGLPREQAKEKPYEEISAQPLATAPEGEVSPLPDAKALEEGPKAAEGVAGAEALQALTEAKPTAEIPVQTAGTAPEGAVVSLSEANAVEEGAIVAGGVVEAEKLQALPQVQSSEVPAEAACAAPKGEATVAYEANAPEEAASVPVVALEGAAHGESREQAEIITPLTVMNKMFLCPSATGGLLETESGITDTVFVLQGTYPAQEVKVQEETITVVDVKSEVVPEDTPEKFWFSPKVTGGLLETEAEWSASFYEQAPCSSDTKELERETSAARMAAVEEVKSLEHVTGSKSTEQSETAMASLSGPASVSGIDISAVLAEKLLPTLPGFDSYRQHEVSTTELDSRNKQTLTDSGHKAQSPLTVTSETKLAPEKSKGETETVYSSYTTPGTVHFIFRVMGHESVKQPAPSAPVTKTMKTSLDAASHQVDQASVGEQGKTVYVDAGLVYGCPQYDSDQMHVGPASVPAKAEAEKICSETKLLPPPHEPMEVELGFVPSTETETATAAPHPQRKPSEHDFNQAAPSFESPFPDQPLPPRVIQDDGPPERKTDEQRVEDGAGGPAKAIQTKTEDAEDLRTQLHDQASNPEDLATAPSARDITESTVGMITSTSFDSERSAITSGRMQAMEEKNLFACPPLRTDGRLVERDLSRETSLLTEPPFLTYQKHKEQVLKSVHKEPHVQKDSLQPKAETEPSEPLSQDQGQKTDVAPATERELSHAEEGSQQGPNKAATEMPIPASQTELTPDTKEAAPANTEVVEYEGQLVEKEGGPKAETEPPVFEAQDLKKEADSKADHEEPHVEKDLSQLKVESEMPAAATQPDLLAPSSAPSADKETVQHEAEGLQQQMQSGAQVGIEAPLPQDQDHKTEAAPGTEPQLHHLEEDSSKTKVETEIPMTASQTEITPDTKQAAPANTEVVEYEGQLVEREDGPKAETEPSVVEAQDLKTEADSKADHEEPHVEKDLSQPKVESVLPEAATQPDLLAPSSAPSADKETGQHEGEGLQQQMQSGAQVEIEAPLPHDQDHKTEAAPATEPQLHHLEEDSSKTKVETEIPMTASQTEITPDTKQAAPANTEVVEYEGQLVEREDGPKAETEPSVVEAQDLKTEADSKADHEEPHVEKDLSQPKVESVLPEAATQPDLLAPSSAPSADKETVQHEGEGLQQQMQSGAQVEIEAPLPHDQDHKTEAAPGTQPQLHHLEEDSSKTKVETEIPMTASQTELTPDTKEAAPANTEVVEYEGQLVEREGGSKVETEPSVVEAQDLKTEADTKADHEEPHVEKDLSLPKVESALPEAATQPDLLAPSSAPSADKETGQHEGEGLQQQMQSGAQVEIEAPLPQDQDHKTETAPATEPQLHHLEDSSKTKVETEIPMTASRTELTPGTKDAAPADTEVVVYEGQLVEREVPTGPKAETGPCVVEAQDLKTETDSKADHEEPHVEKDLSQPKVESELPEAATQPDLLVPSSAPSADKETVQHEGEELQQQMQSGAQVEIEAPLPQDQDHKTEAAPATEPQLHHLEEDSSKTKVETEIPMTASRTELTPGTKEAAPADTEVVEYEGQLVEREGGSKAETEPSVVEAQDLKTEADTKADHEEPHVEKDLSQPKVESELPEAAAQPELLVPSSAPSADKETVQHEGEELQQQMQSGAQVEIEAPLPQDQDHKTEAAPATEPQLHHLEEDSSKTKVETEIPMTASRTELTPGTKEAAPADTEVVEYEGQLVEREGGSKAETEPSVVEAQDLKTEADTKADHEEPHVEKDLSQPKVESELPEAAAQPDLLAPSSAPSPDKETVQHVGDELQQQMQSGAQVEIEAPLPQDQDHKTEAAPATEPQLHHLEEDSSKTKVETEIPMTASRTELTPGTKEAAPADTEVVEYEGQLVEREGGSKAETEPSVVEAQDLKTEADTKADHEEPHVEKDLSQPKVESELPEAAAQPDLLAPSSAPSPDKETRQRLQQNLNCII